From Rubrivirga sp. SAORIC476, a single genomic window includes:
- the meaB gene encoding methylmalonyl Co-A mutase-associated GTPase MeaB → MDAASLAPSVLAGQRRAVARALTHVENGLPGADALVDALYPHTGAAWRVGITGPPGAGKSTLTDRLVTAFRQRGQTVAVVAVDPSSPFTGGALLGDRVRMDGHAEDDGVFVRSLAARGALGGLSEAAEAACDVLDAAGYDVVLVETVGVGQGEIDVAETTDTTLVVLVPESGDAVQAMKAGLMEVADVFCVNKADKPEAPRLVKALRGMLHLRPEGSAQPTVVTASALQGDGVDGLVVALDAHRDALADRWDAVRADRLRRRVRRLVEGRWRRTFWADGRAEALADAVARLDPADRAPHRLAERVLADPG, encoded by the coding sequence ATGGACGCCGCCTCCCTCGCCCCCTCCGTGCTCGCTGGCCAGCGCCGCGCCGTCGCCCGCGCGCTGACGCACGTCGAAAACGGCCTGCCCGGCGCCGACGCGCTGGTGGACGCGCTCTACCCGCACACCGGCGCCGCGTGGCGGGTCGGCATTACGGGGCCGCCGGGCGCGGGCAAGTCGACGCTGACGGACCGGCTGGTGACGGCCTTCCGCCAGCGAGGGCAGACAGTAGCAGTCGTCGCCGTGGATCCGTCGAGCCCGTTCACCGGCGGCGCGCTGCTGGGCGACCGCGTGCGGATGGACGGCCACGCGGAGGACGACGGCGTGTTCGTCCGCAGCCTCGCCGCGCGCGGGGCCCTCGGCGGCCTGTCCGAGGCGGCCGAGGCGGCCTGCGACGTGCTCGACGCGGCGGGCTACGACGTGGTCCTGGTCGAGACCGTCGGTGTGGGGCAGGGCGAGATCGACGTGGCGGAGACCACCGACACGACGCTCGTGGTGCTCGTCCCGGAGTCCGGAGACGCGGTCCAGGCCATGAAGGCCGGGCTGATGGAAGTCGCCGACGTGTTCTGTGTCAACAAGGCCGACAAACCGGAGGCGCCGCGGCTGGTCAAGGCGCTCCGCGGGATGCTCCACCTGCGGCCCGAGGGGAGCGCCCAGCCCACCGTCGTGACGGCGTCGGCGCTCCAGGGCGATGGCGTGGACGGCCTCGTGGTCGCGCTCGACGCCCACCGCGACGCGCTGGCGGACCGCTGGGACGCCGTCCGGGCCGACCGCCTCCGTCGCCGCGTGCGGCGCCTCGTGGAGGGCCGCTGGCGCCGCACCTTCTGGGCCGACGGTCGGGCCGAGGCGCTCGCCGACGCGGTCGCGCGGCTCGACCCCGCCGACCGGGCGCCGCATCGGCTGGCCGAGCGGGTGCTCGCCGACCCCGGCTGA